Proteins encoded together in one Chelonoidis abingdonii isolate Lonesome George chromosome 1, CheloAbing_2.0, whole genome shotgun sequence window:
- the ABHD13 gene encoding protein ABHD13, which translates to MEKSWMLWTFVERWLLALASWSWGLCRISLLPLIVTFHLYGGITLLMLIFVSIAGILYKFQDVLLYFPEQPSSSRLYVPMPTGIPHENIFIKTKDGVLLNLILLRYTGDNAAYSPTIIYFHGNAGNIGHRLPNALLMLVNLKVNLFLVDYRGYGKSEGEASEEGLYLDSEAVLDYVMTRSDLDKTKIFLFGRSLGGAVAVHLASENSHRISAIMVENTFLSIPHMASTLFSFFPMRYLPLWCYKNQYLSYRKISQCRMPSLFISGLSDQLIPPVMMKQLYELSPSRTKRLAIFPDGTHNDTWQCQGYFTALEQFIKEVIKSHSPEEMAKTSSNVTII; encoded by the coding sequence ATGGAAAAGTCATGGATGCTTTGGACCTTTGTTGAAAGGTGGCTACTGGCTTTGGCATCGTGGTCTTGGGGTCTCTGCCGTATTTCTCTCTTACCTTTGATAGTAACTTTTCATTTGTATGGCGGCATTACTTTACTTATGTTAATATTTGTATCAATAGCAGGTATACTATATAAATTCCAAGATGTATTGCTTTACTTCCCAGAACAGCCCTCTTCTTCACGCCTTTATGTTCCTATGCCTACTGGTATACCACATGAAAACATCTTCATCAAAACCAAAGATGGAGTTCTTCTCAATCTTATTCTGTTGAGATACACTGGGGACAATGCAGCGTATTCTCCTACTATCATTTATTTTCATGGGAATGCAGGCAACATTGGTCACAGGTTACCAAATGCTTTGCTGATGCTGGTAAACCTGAAAGTAAACTTGTTTCTGGTTGATTATAGAGGTTATGGAAAAAGTGAAGGAGAAGCAAGTGAAGAAGGTTTATATTTAGATTCTGAGGCTGTGCTAGACTACGTGATGACTAGGTCTGACCTtgataaaacaaaaatctttctcTTTGGCCGTTCCTTGGGGGGAGCAGTGGCGGTTCATTTAGCTTCTGAAAATTCCCATAGGATTTCTGCCATAATGGTGGAGAACACATTTCTTAGCATTCCACATATGGCCAgcactttgttttctttcttcccaaTGAGATATCTTCCTTTGTGGTGCTACAAAAATCAATACCTGTCCTACAGAAAAATCTCTCAGTGCAGAATGCCTTCTCTCTTCATCTCTGGGCTATCTGACCAGTTAATTCCACCAGTTATGATGAAGCAGCTTTATGAATTATCCCCATCTCGGACAAAGAGATTGGCAATATTTCCAGATGGAACTCATAATGACACTTGGCAGTGTCAAGGTTATTTCACTGCACTTGAACAGTTCATCAAAGAAGTAATAAAGAGTCACTCCCCTGAAGAAATGGCAAAAACATCATCTAATGTAACAATAATATAA
- the LIG4 gene encoding DNA ligase 4 produces the protein MSSSPTSQSSPKRTVASVVPFADLCSILERIQKCKSRPEKTKYFKEFLDSWRKFHDALHKKEKDVSDSFYPAMRLILPQLERERMAYGIKETMLAKLYIELLNLPKEGKDALKLLNYRTPTGSRGDTGDFAMIAYFVLKPRCPKQGRLTIQQVTEFLDSVASNNAAKRKDLVKKSLLQLITQSSALEQKWLIRMIIKDLKLGISQQTIFSLFHPDAAELHNFTTDLEKVCRQLHDPSVSLSNASIMLFSAFKPMLAAIANVQQIEKQMNYRSFYIETKLDGERMQMHKDGDVYKYFSRNGFDYTQQFGASPLEGSLTPFIHNVFKNSIQNCILDGEMMAYNPNTQTFMQKGNKFDIKRMVDDSDLQTCFCVFDVLMVNDQKLGHEILSKRYEILNELFTPITGRIHIVHKTQASTRKEVVDALNEAIDNREEGIVIKDPMSFYKPDKRGEGWLKIKPEYVNGLVDELDLLIIGGYWGKGLRGGMMSHFLCAVAESSPPGEKPSVFYSICRVGSGYTMKELYDLGLKLAKHWKPYRKRDPPCNILCGTEKPEVYIEPCNSVIVQIKAAEIVTSDMYKTDCTLRFPRIEKIREDKEWHECMTLDFLEQLRGKASGKLASKHLDMGGDEPQEKKRKTVPKIKKIIGIMDHFKAPDLSNVNKISNIFEDVEFCVMTGTENHSKSELESKVAESGGNVVQNPGPDTYCVIAGIENVRVKNIISSNKHDVVRAEWLLQCFKTKMFVPWQPAFMIHMSPDTKQHFACEYDRYGDSYTADTDVIQLKEVFSRINNKNDEKMPLDMIADLEERYLWNSSPLCMFRQNTIYLDLYAVVNDPSTKTHGTMLSIRALELRFHGAKIVSELKEGVSHVIMGEDHTHVKEIKALRRTFEKKFKILSELWVTDSIKEEKLQNENPYLI, from the coding sequence ATGTCTTCCTCACCTACTTCACAATCTTCCCCTAAACGAACTGTGGCCTCAGTAGTTCCTTTTGCAGATCTGTGTTCAATTTTAGAACGAATACAGAAATGTAAATCCCGGCCAGAGAAAACCAAGTATTTCAAGGAAtttttagattcatggaggaaATTTCATGATGCTCTTcataaaaaagagaaagatgtCTCAGACTCTTTTTATCCAGCAATGCGACTTATTCTTCCAcaattggagagagagagaatggcttaTGGAATTAAAGAAACCATGCTTGCTAAGCTCTATATTGAACTGCTCAATTTACCCAAAGAAGGAAAAGATGCCCTAAAACTTTTAAATTATAGAACACCTACTGGCTCCCGTGGAGATACTGGAGACTTTGCAATGATTGCCTATTTTGTACTGAAACCGAGGTGCCCAAAACAAGGCAGACTGACCATACAACAGGTGACTGAGTTCCTGGATTCAGTTGCTAGTAATAATGCTGCCAAAAGGAAGGACCTAGTAAAGAAAAGTCTTCTTCAGTTAATAACTCAGAGCTCAGCACTTGAACAAAAGTGGCTGATCCGGATGATTATAAAGGATCTAAAACTTGGTATTAGTCAGCAAaccatattttcccttttccatccTGATGCTGCTGAGTTACACAATTTCACAACTGACCTGGAGAAAGTTTGCAGACAACTGCATGACCCTTCTGTATCACTCAGTAATGCCTCCATCATGTTGTTTTCTGCCTTTAAACCTATGCTTGCTGCTATTGCTAATGTCCAGCAAATTGAGAAACAAATGAACTACCGAAGTTTTTACATAGAAACTAAACTAGATGGTGAACGTATGCAGATGCACAAAGATGGAGATGTATACAAGTATTTCTCTCGTAACGGGTTTGATTATACTCAGCAGTTTGGTGCTTCTCCCCTTGAAGGTTCATTAACTCCATTTATTCataatgtgtttaaaaatagTATACAAAACTGCATTCTTGATGGTGAAATGATGGCCTACAATCCCAATACACAAACTTTTATGCAGAAGGGAAACAAATTTGACATAAAAAGAATGGTAGATGATTCTGATCTGCAGACATGCTTTTGTGTGTTTGATGTATTAATGGTTAATGATCAGAAGTTGGGTCATGAGATACTAAGCAAAAGATATGAGATTCTAAATGAGCTGTTTACACCAATAACAGGCAGAATACACATAGTGCATAAAACACAGGCTAGCACCAGGAAAGAAGTAGTTGATGCTCTAAATGAAGCAATAGATAACAGAGAAGAAGGAATCGTGATAAAAGATCCTATGTCCTTTTACAAGCCAGACAAACGTGGGGAAGGgtggttaaaaataaaaccagagtaTGTCAATGGGCTCGTGGATGAACTAGACCTATTAATTATTGGCGGTTACTGGGGGAAAGGTTTGCGTGGTGGTATGATGTCTCACTTTTTGTGTGCTGTTGCTGAGAGTTCCCCTCCTGGTGAAAAACCATCTGTCTTTTATTCTATTTGTCGTGTTGGTTCTGGTTACACTATGAAGGAGCTATACGATCTTGGTTTGAAATTGGCCAAACACTGGAAGCCTTACCGTAAAAGAGATCCTCCTTGTAATATTTTATGTGGAACTGAGAAGCCTGAAGTCTACATAGAGCCTTGTAACTCAGTCATAGTTCAGATTAAGGCAGCAGAGATTGTTACTAGTGATATGTACAAAACTGATTGCACTTTGCGATTCCCTCGAATTGAGAAAATAAGAGAGGACAAAGAGTGGCATGAATGTATGACTTTGGATTTCTTAGAACAGCTCAGAGGTAAAGCATCAGGGAAGTTAGCATCTAAGCACCTTGATATGGGTGGTGATGAACCACAAGAAAAGAAACGGAAAACTGTACCAAAGATTAAGAAAATAATTGGAATCATGGATCATTTTAAAGCCCCCGATCTTTCCAATGTAAATAAGATTTCtaatatatttgaagatgttGAGTTTTGTGTTATGACTGGAACAGAAAACCATTCAAAATCTGAACTGGAAAGTAAAGTAGCAGAAAGTGGTGGTAATGTGGTGCAAAATCCTGGACCAGACACTTACTGTGTTATTGCAGGAATTGAGAATGTCAGAGTAAAAAATATTATATCTTCCAACAAGCATGATGTTGTGAGAGCAGAGTGGCTTTTacagtgttttaaaacaaaaatgttcgtACCATGGCAGCCTGCCTTCATGATTCACATGTCTCCAGATACAAAACAACATTTTGCATGTGAGTACGATCGTTATGGTGACAGCTACACAGCAGATACAGATGTGATCCAACTAAAGGAAGTATTCTCAAGAATTAATAATAAGAATGATGAGAAGATGCCTCTGGACATGATTGCTGACTTAGAAGAACGTTATTTGTGGAATAGCTCTCCACTCTGTATGTTCAGGCAAAATACCATTTATCTGGACCTTTATGCTGTTGTTAATGACCCCAGTACCAAGACCCATGGAACAATGCTATCAATTAGAGCTTTGGAGCTCCGTTTTCATGGAGCAAAAATAGTCTCGGAGCTAAAGGAGGGCGTGTCCCATGTAATTATGGGAGAAGATCATACTCATGTGAAAGAGATAAAAGCACTTAGGAGAACATTTgagaaaaaatttaaaatcctATCTGAGCTGTGGGTAACAGATTCAATAAAGGAGGAGAAGTTACAGAATGAAAATCCATACCTAATTTAA